CCAAGTATTGGCAGTGGgacggaacattgaaccttgaTGAAACATGAAAGGGACTCGCCCTCCCTGCTGGGCCGCAGCCAGCACCCAAGCTCAAGCTGTTCCTTTATTAGGCACCAGACCGGACGTCCATAGCATTCATGATGTTCAAAGCCCAGTCCGCCCGCCCGTCCCTACGGCGCTGGGTCACGACGCTTGGTTCCCGACCAGCTCAGACTGCAGACTGGCCCCCCTCTTGGGCCAATGCTCTGCATCCGAGCCGGCCGGACACAGccaaggcacgattggaTTCTATTGGTGCCAGATTCTTTGAATCGGTTCACCTCACCGGCCCAGCGCGGCTCAGGAGAAATCGAAACGCAATCGGGGCCGGGGCCAAGAAATTAATTAAGcatctttcttcttctctcctcctcgtgGCTCTGATACAGGCTTTCAGGCACAAGCCCGGTACGGACTAAATTCTCAGGTGGCTCACATGACGGACGCCAAAGCTGCGACGCTGCGAAGAATGCGACGCGACGGGCCTAGCTCGAGGTCCCGATGCCAGGTGTTTGGAAAGCATGATGTGCCCTCTGCGAAGCCCATCACGAGGAGGGGGGTCGCTGGATCATGTCAATGCCGCAGCTGACTTTGGGACAGCATGGCCTCGGGGTACTTTGTAATTTTGCCTACGTGTattccatgtcgtcaaacCTTCAATGTCTAGGTGATTATCAGAAACTGctggccggcgacgacgacggccaccaccagacaATCAGCGGCCACCGGGGGCAAAACCACCCGACAAGGTTACTACTGAGAGCCCGTCTCTCTCCCATCCATtcaaccagttgacatttcTCTGGTGTGGTGGCACGGGAGCGGACACTTGGAACGCCGCCCGTTTTGGGGACACCACAACTTCCTCTCAAGTCCACGTGATGCGCGCAAGAGGTTCGACGATCCGTTTGGGTTCGCGCGGGGAAaggcgaggagaagaagaaaaatcgCCGTCAGGTTCCTGAAcctgtatgtatgtatgtacttaccCGCCGGGGCGGCTTGGGCATGTCATGCATAAGTTATTTGTGGCTACAGACAAAGTCCAGCTTCAGGTGTAATACAACATGGCACGCTGCATCATGGTGCCTTTTCATTCGTCCAGGCATCATCAGCATTGTGTCGCCAGGATAAAATGCCGCTCTCAGTGTTGGCATTCGTGcatgcctttttttttccctctctctttGGGCTCGGCTCGGTTTCTGGTTTTGTTGGTTTGCCACCATGTCAAAGCATATTGTTATCAAAGCCCCAACCCTAATCGCTGATGATGTTCTAACTCAAAGCCCTCATTTAGACGCGACAAGTGCCACGGCCAAGCGGCCAGCCAAGTGGACACTTTGCTGAGCTGCTTCGAGGCCGCGGTCTGGTGGATCTCCAAGGCGGCTCTCCGCAATTTAGATGCACGACCAGCATTCGTGCAGTAGGCGGCTTTTGACCTGCTTCGGCGACGGAGTAGTATCAATACTCTGTGAAGACGGCGTATAATATCGCCAGGGCCGAACTGAATAGGAAACTTGAGGAACATCGATCCCCGACGCAACACACGTTTCTGTGAGATTGAGATGCGCGAGTTGATGCTGGATTTGCATATTCTCCATGGTGCACGAGTtggacaacattgaatggtcggctgctgttggtggGCTTTTTGGCGAGGGGTAGGAACATGGAGCTAGAAGGCGGGGTACGGAGGCCTGGTGCTTTGTAACCGGCAAGCGTGGCGGGGGAATTAGACAAGGGGGTTATTCCCATCAATTGAGCTAGTAGCACTATCGAAAAGACATGAAGCTTGGTGCTCGGCGGGCATGGGATCGAGGCAAAATCCGGGGATACGGCCATTCCGCAGGAATTACCAATCGCCGGTGCAGAGCGGTGTCACGGCCAGCGAGCTACCCGACGACATTAATATTCTCAGGTGCGCGTTTGCACCAGACCTCAGAGGAGGAACCTAATGTGCCTGGTGCTACTATCAATTCAAAGTTGACTGAGCTGTCAAGACGTTCAGAATTGAGTCGATGCAACATGACATGTTAAAACCCGCAAGATAAGCACGACTACAGGCCGGCACGAACGAACCGAGCAGcccgccaaaaaaaagtgtCACCAAGCTTTTTATTCCCCTTTCGCAAATGTTCCCTGTCTTTTTCCTCATGGCCTCTTACACGCAGCGGGCCTTTGTGCGCGTAGCTCAGACGGGACCCAGCGCAAGTCGGCCATCCCTAGCAGaacacatgtctggtacatcTAGACATCTCACAAGCAACCCTGGTTCTTCATCCGTAAATCACATCTTCTTCGTATCTACGAGAGGCACAAAATCGCCACCACAATGGAATccaacgaaaaaaaaagccagtGTTTTACTAAAGCCTTGAAATTTTTCAAACTTCCacaacttttttttgggctcAAATGCCGCCATAATCGTCATCATGAGCTCACGCCCCCCAATAGTAATACTCATACAGCGCACATGCATCTACCGAGGGGAAATTCGTCAAGTGAAATGGCCAGTTTCTGGGGCGTGCAAAGGAACTGCGAGCCAGACGTGGCTTGGGTCTGCTGGCCAAAAGGCGTCCCTTTTCGGCTGGTGCCTTGATGAGGACACGCCGCCTGCTGCAGGGCGGGATTGGTTGGATGGATAGGGGCGTGGCTGCGCTGGTGTGGGAGAAGATTGGAAGGAGGGGGACGAGGTGAGGAGGCCATGGATGGTCAgggaatttttttttaattttttttttttttttagaaattaAGTGCAAATTCATCCTGTCCGCGGTGCTCTGCTGCACTTGCGAATGGGAATGGAAATGCACGTAGGTTGAATTGCATTGTTTGATGGAATTGGCGTACGGATAATTCTTCTCATGTACATGTTAGTTGGGGCATGGTGGGCAATAGCTTCCTTGCAGCTTGCATGACTGTACCCTCATGAGCAACTTTgacaggaagaaaaaaaaattaaaggcCAAAGACGCTCGCCCTGCAACTGCCGTGGTGTGCCTGGTTTCACCTCCTTCTATGGCTTTGTTCGAAACAGAGTGCATAGCGCATATCCGAGCTATGCGCCGTCTGTTTCCAGCGCACCCAGGGCTGAAACTCCATTGGTGCCCGGCCTGTATTCATGCGAGACGGGGTTGAAGATTTATGCCgcccttggtggtggtgctggttgTGGTGCCGGTCGCGACCTGACGGAGGGCAACACGGCGGTTCAGGTGCGAGCGAACAGTTAATGCACGAGGCAAAGTCGAGAATTGActttgcaaaaaaaaaaaaaaaaatacacaTGCAAACATTGCTGGCCGATGACAATATCGGCACAGCAGGATCAAGCGTGGCGGCACAATTCGTGTGCATAAATTCGCAATTCATAACTTGTTacggactacggagtatatatATCCCATTTCGGCCTTGGGCCAAACCACCTCACGAGATGGTGCGAGCTGCCGGTCCTTCGGATGCCCTCACGAACATCCCTCCCCTTCAAGGACGACGTTCCTGACTACGCACAAGGCCTGGAACGGAACCGACTCGATTGCACACGCCCATCGGACGGAGAACTAGCCCGGCACACTCTGGCAAGTCGGAGCTCTTTCCCGCCCGGCAGCAGCGAGCATCAGCACTCCTTTGAGAAGCGCTGCATGAACGAGGCCATCCCTGCAATACCGTGTTGGCAGCTCTTTTTCTTGCAGGCGTCTCTCTTTCACACTGGTTATTTTGGAACCAGACCCAATTGtgtggccttcttcttttatgTTTTTGTATCCCTTCGTGTCTACCCCCCCTTCccactctttttttttttttgttgatGAAGCAATTTCGCCAATTCCCTCTTTGTGTCGGTAAAAGCACCTCTTCCCGTTTCCAGATCTTGTCCTTTGTTAAATGGCCGCCCGACCGACCATCGGCGGGACCGTACTAGCGGCTATCCACAAAACAAGACAGAATCCATTTTTACGAATCTCGATCCTCGAGAAGCTCTAATTTGGGGTTATGCCCGGGGGACGCACGGGGCCGGATCGAAAGCTCCCTTTAAGTGAAGGGGTGCAACCCACGCCGGAGCCTTTGTTGAGGGCTTTTTTTCCTGTTCTGGTAACCCTTGGTCTTGCGATGGTGAATGAGCCGCTATTGTAGTGTGTATCGGCCGAGTGGGTGGCATCGGAGCTGAAGAGATTGACGGGGAGgagattttttttcttaatttttctTTCAGGGTCACGAGGGCTTTGGGGTTTCGTGCTGTTTTGGATACAACTTAGTCCGCCAGTTGCGGCTAAGCGACTCGGAGTTTTGAGTATGGTGTCTGATGGGCGTCCGGACTATACCAAGCACCAATTGGTGAGGCGACACCCTCCAGCTGGAGACTGTTTTGCTTTTGACTACTTACTTCTTCTCCCATGATACTGCAACACGAGGTGTTCCGACCGCTTCCCGAGCAGGGTCCTCACACTTGAGAGTTCTCGACTACATGTGTCTTGCACCAGAGTCTCGGCGTCTACTAGCGTTTTGCGATAAAGACATGCGCATTCCCGATCTACTAGTCTTTGAAATTGCCATGAAATTAATCGTTTGATACAAGGGGGATAGAGAATAACCCCCAGCCTTGGGAAcgggcaacggcaatggGTTGGGCAAGCGCAGGCCAAGTTTAGATGAGTATTGCCGAAACCTTGAAATGAAAACATGGGTCGGACTAGATACGGCTTGTAATAGTATAGCCGCGCCTGGGGACTGAGGTAACCAAAGATTAAGGTAAGGGTAGTACGCCAAGAGACCCAGCCAATATAAGACACTGACTGGAGGGACGACTCGGGAGTGTTGGTGTCTTGGATCGGGTAGTGAGGCCGTCTCTTTGCTTGGACCGTTTACAGATAATTCGTGGGCTCCGATGGGAAATATCCCTTATTTATGGGGGACTAGTACCATCTTCTTTACACCATATCCCGGCATTGATGAGAATCTTCATGTCGGTGCAAACTTCAGATGAGACTTTGTTAACAGAAACAAAATGAACACGGCACATTCAGGGGCTGAATCGACATGGACAGCGGTGATTGTATAAGAAGAGGCTACTAGTAAAAGCAGGGCAGCCAAGTAACTGCAGACTCTCCGGTAGATTGGTTTCATTGACAGTCATGTACTTTGATTCCATCCGACGCTTCAGACGCTTTAGATGCCTCGCGCTCTACGCTCGATACATTGAtagcaacaacagcaacagcagcggACCCAAACAAGCACCCTGTCATTAGAAAAGGCAGTCCGATCCATACACCGTCCATGTTCATGCCTAGTCGAAACGATGCCGCGAGGAGAGGTCCTGCGAAAATCGACCCCATGCTCTCAAAGACACTCATTATAGTATACATGGTATTGACGTGACGCTTGTCAACAATTGACGCGAGTAAGCTCCGGAGAAGAGGGGGGTAGCCATTCCCCAAGGCAAACAGCGCAAGGCCAACAGCCATCAAGCCGACTGTTTCTGACAGGCCCATGGTGAATGCGCCCAAGGTGGACATGGATACGCTGATGCGTGCCAGCCAAAGGGTTCTGCTTTGGGTAGCCAGTGTTGTTTTGCGGGCGAGCGTTTGGCTAGCCACGGGGAGAATGACCGTGAGGAGCGTGAGAGTAAAGAATGCATGGAGACAGAGCACGAGGCCAGCCTGCCGTAGGTTAATATAACCAAATCAGGAGCGACCCCTGTTGTCCCAAACATGCAAAACACACAAGTGGCATGGCGAAATCGAAATGCTCACCTCGGACCACGACCACCCGTATCGTTTCGTAATATACTGAAGAATAATCTCTTGCGCCAGGCGGCCAAGGCTCGTGACGAGAAAGGTGAGAAGCAACACGACAACGAGGATATTATCTCGCGCAAACCACACCGCGGCTTTCGCCACCCCATcagctggtgatggcgagcCGTCTGCGCCTGGGCCCGACTCTCCTGGGCCTCTTCGGTCTTGGCGTGCTCTAGAACCGGACTCTTAGCAAGCATCATCCGGGGGATGAAAAAGGCCACGGCAGTCGCTAGCCAGAGACACCCCAGGCCGCAGTACACGGGAAGCCAAGTATCGACGTTGATGAGGACATACACCAAAGGACTGGCGACCAGTTGGCTCCCGAGGACCGCGGCGGCAATGTACATGAAAACAAGCGATCTACAGAGGTCAGCCGCACCCTTGTTATCGAccatttactccgtacagctgTACCTTTTCCTCTCGCTCACAACGCCGCTGACAATCGCAAAGGTGACGGCGTTAAAGACgggcgcgccgccgccaaccaaGGCAAACGCAGATCccagccagaccagacgcgGAGAAAAGACGGACGGCAGCGAGCCTGGCAGAGTTGTTTATTTTCGAAATTGAAGCAAGGACAGGTAAAAGCAGGAAATACGAGACGCACAAACAAGAACGGTGAAgctgccggccatggcgccgccCAGCACGGACAGGCCGAGGACAAGCTCTCTCCCGTACGCgtctgccatgatgccgtaCGGCACGGCGGTGACGAGGCCGGGGATCGTGTCGAAAGTGACCTGCCACCCGCGGATAAAGGACAGCTCCGACTGGACCGCCGTGTCCTTGCAGCGGGCGTCACTGGCCCCCGGTGCGGCGGGTGAGACATTGTGGCAGATGATGCCCTCGAGGACCTGGTTCATCgggatggcgatgaggtaCAGGCCAACCTCGAGGAGGATGTTGAGTGCGAAGCAGGCCGTGACGGCGCTCGAGGGGCGAAACGCAGACTTGCTGCCGTGAGGAGCTTGAGCTAGAGCGTCGTCATTGTTGCTGTGGGAGTCTGTTTTTATTagaggctgctgctcattGTCGGTCAAGTCGGCGCTGCGCCTGATATCCGGCGGCGCGAGCCCGTCGTCGAGTCGTGTCATGGTTGGCGATGGGTGCTCCGGGGTTTGCGAAATGGTCCCCTGCGGAAGGCATAGAGTTTTGCAACGTGCTCTCTCGTTTTCGGAATATGTCGTCTTCGCAACTGTACAGGTATTTGGCTGCACATGGATAAAAGGGAACGCCTGGAGCTGCAGCGAGATATACCATCTGGCGAATGTCATCTTTTGCCATGGACGCAGAGGGCCTCAGGCCGACAGAGACTGGCAAACCCGGCTGGCTGGCAGACGACCGGTCATCCATGGCCAGAGACACAACCATCGCCCTCTCTGTGTCTGACGTCCAAAGTACCATGCAGGGTGCTCCTTTTGGAACGCCATCTGATGGGATTAGGAACCCGGTGTGCGCTTCATGGTTGCTACATGCAAGGCAGCAGACGAATCGACGTCTGGCGGTGTGATTGCTTGGGAAACCGGGCGTTTTCCCTCACAGACACATTGTAGTAAGAATCAGCCCCAAGTCAGTCACGGACTCATGGCTACGAGACATATTACTACTATTGACTCTACACCTTTCGCAGAACATGACTCTAGTATGTGTAGCAAAGCTGACGTCCCTCGGTGCTCATCACCTCGCGGACGGGCAGGTCGTTTGTGAACCCGCCGTACATCAACACATCGCCATCGCTCGCAGGCCCCGTCGAGTTATACATGTGCCGTCCCGAGTATTCAAACAGCCTCACGCTCGGGTTTTCCCGCtgccaccgccaccacagACGATCCAGGTTGGCGTGatgcaagaagaagagggggTCTCGACAAATTagtcaccatggccaaggggacgaagaggacgaggacgaaccGTTCGCGGCAgtcatggccttgaagtCTCCGTTGATGGACGTGTGCAGCGTGTTGTGCAGGTCCCTTTCCACCCGCTGCAGAAAGTCGGTGTAGTTTCCCAGCCGCAGGATGCTCCCGACATTCTCGGGACTGAACTTCTCCCCAGAGAGGCGGCCCTTGATGTCGCCGTCGCGAAAGCCTCGTGATAGGCAGTGCACCTTGCGCGTGTGGTTGTAAATAGCCGGCCGCAACTCTGTAAACGGCCCATCTGTCACGCACCGGCCCTCGCCCACCGTCTCGGGtccgtccttgtcgccgtcgccgccgaaCCCCGTGGCGTGGTCCCAGATGGATGAGTTGGCCAGATTCATCCAGTCGAGAGACCAGTCCCAGTATCTAGCACAGCATCAGCCTCTTGTGTCGTCATTGGTGAGTGCCAGGGGAGCAGGCAGGCCACGTACGGCATCGAACCCCGGTAGTGACAGCGGTCTTTGAGCATCGTCTCAATAACCGCCAGTATGTTTCTGTGCCACGGCAGAAAACACGCTGATCTGTGGCCTGGTATTACTGGAATGAGTCGTTTTGCTCGCTGAATCATACGCGTGGTGCGTTTTTCGGATCGATGAGCGGCGTGACTTACACCAAGACCCGATCCCTCCGTGCAGCACGGCGATATCATCGTAAATCGTCAGGTTGCCATCCCGCGCAGACGGCGTCTTGCTTATAC
The DNA window shown above is from Metarhizium brunneum chromosome 1, complete sequence and carries:
- the ustQ_0 gene encoding Tyrosinase, which encodes MRLPSLGPEPNYTALGNSDSESQSIKVSAHTSFVANLRARLRPFFLCFSAIVSLGFVVWVVLAPIEERPAKQAGCTSPPIRREWRALTLTEKHGFISAIQCISKTPSARDGNLTIYDDIAVLHGGIGSWCHRSACFLPWHRNILAVIETMLKDRCHYRGSMPYWDWSLDWMNLANSSIWDHATGFGGDGDKDGPETVGEGRCVTDGPFTELRPAIYNHTRKVHCLSRGFRDGDIKGRLSGEKFSPENVGSILRLGNYTDFLQRVERDLHNTLHTSINGDFKAMTAANDPLFFLHHANLDRLWWRWQRENPSVRLFEYSGRHMYNSTGPASDGDVLMYGGFTNDLPVREVMSTEGRQLCYTY
- the atnC_2 gene encoding MFS efflux pump produces the protein MTRLDDGLAPPDIRRSADLTDNEQQPLIKTDSHSNNDDALAQAPHGSKSAFRPSSAVTACFALNILLEVGLYLIAIPMNQVLEGIICHNVSPAAPGASDARCKDTAVQSELSFIRGWQVTFDTIPGLVTAVPYGIMADAYGRELVLGLSVLGGAMAGSFTVLVCSLPSVFSPRLVWLGSAFALVGGGAPVFNAVTFAIVSGVVSERKRSLVFMYIAAAVLGSQLVASPLVYVLINVDTWLPVYCGLGCLWLATAVAFFIPRMMLAKSPVLEHAKTEEAQETAVWFARDNILVVVLLLTFLVTSLGRLAQEIILQYITKRYGWSWSEAGLVLCLHAFFTLTLLTVILPVASQTLARKTTLATQSRTLWLARISVSMSTLGAFTMGLSETVGLMAVGLALFALGNGYPPLLRSLLASIVDKRHVNTMYTIMSVFESMGSIFAGPLLAASFRLGMNMDGVWIGLPFLMTGCLFGSAAVAVVAINVSSVEREASKASEASDGIKVHDCQ